The DNA region TAAACGATAGATAGCGTCTTTCTTTATTGAATTAAACGAGCTGGGATTCTACAACTGCAGTGCGTTTATTCTGAAATTGTTGCCGCACACCGTGTCATTTATAATTTGGAAGATTCTGGAAAATCATGGacatggacatgttcattataactctgatttgaatcagtaacacaaatgaaaatgaactttACTGATATCCGTATCTCGTGTTGGACATCGTTCGTTTGATGTAAATCATTAAATGAGTTAAAGATTTCCAGCATGGTTATCAGTTAAAGGCCATTTCGAAGTTGTTCTCGGGCTGCACGGGATTAACGTTATGCAGTTTATCATCACCATAGCAACCATTCTGTACGTCTTTCCTGCTATCGTTTTCTGTATCTTTATTAGTGTCTTTCTTTTCTTCTATACTGTCCCCATGTTTCTCTTTCTCAGTGTTTATACTCGTTGTACTCGGGTCAGAGCTTGGTGGCAATAAAACTGTTGCTGCAGAATCACAAGAACTGAAAATAAATCCGAGAATATACCAGTACCGGATGTTTATAAGCTTCTTTGAGAATCTGTTTATACCCTTATACCAGGTGACCATGAGAAGCTTCGaaagaattttctttttcaaattgtctaTTGACTGATTGCTTCTCGAAATAAAATTATGCTTAACAAAGAAAACATTTCGTTacttaatcttatttaaaatgttatgaattaaatgtaaaaatattaagcAAACGATCTCGCTCCTTAAAATATATACCTTAAAGATTGCTGTTCATCGCTCACGTTTCCTTGACTACATTTTGCACGTCTACGTACATACAGCCCAATTAGGACAAGTGTTCCTATTAGCAATACCACGGCGAAACACACAGATACTATCAGTCCAACTTTTAAATCTGTAATGTAATGTTGTTACTATTAATAAATGTTCTGTTCAAAATGAAAAGATATGAAGCAATTTTTAATAAGGAATGGTGATTCAActtttaaatgagccgcgccatgagaaaacaaacatagtgactttgcaaccagcatggatccagaccagcctgcgcatccgcgcagtctggtcaggatccatgctgttcgctaatggtttctctaactgcaataggctttgaaagcgaacagcatggatcctgaccagactgcgcaaatgcgcatgctggtctggatccatgctggtcgcaaagccactatgtcggttttctcatggtgcggttcaaatATCTTCGGTTTTTTAGATCAAGCTAAGTTAGTTCTCAGTTTATGCGAGTTTATCTTGTTTAAAATTTAGTATTATACCtacttttgtttactttttcaagCACGGACTTTTCTTGTTCAAGgttctgtatttttgtattttccgTTCTCACCTCTTTCATAACCAAACCTGAAAGATATTTCGTTACATGAATTATTTACACAATGAAtgtaaacgaaataaaaaaagatgcTCGAAATATGCAACACATGCACAGATTGTTTTCTTGAAAACGTTCCTTTAAACAAATCTTGAtagtgttgtcatattttctggtcctttgggatcacgtagtccatttaaatatatgtatgttcAGAGTTCCACTAGAGGGGGTAGGTtgtggggtgggggcggggggggggggggggggggggggggggggggaatgggaGGGGTGAAAGGGGACATGCAGGtcgttgcatatttcattacctctcttgaGCAGACTCTATCAAATCGAGTTTGCAGTTAGTTTGCTTGAACCCTAAGGATCTTTTTAGAGATTTACATAACATTTGAGGTAGACCTACTGAGCATAAattatgagttttgaaatttAACGATCATGGGCTAGGGAGGTTACAATGAGGCCCATGCTGGTTTACAAAAACACCCCAGCATTTATTTTAAGTGTCCCAATTGAAAGATGTAGAGCAAAGTCGAATTATTTGCACCGCGAACCCAGCAAACGTTTAAACATAATTAGGTAGGTTAAATACGTAATGCATTTTACAGTTTAGTTTTCTTAGGCTTATAGTCTTTGACCAGCATAGACTGCATATCGAGAATtaatataaatctttaaaaacatatattaacCACGACAAGTTGACAGAGGATTCATGAAGTGTGATTTTATTATTTGTTCGTTTTAAgttaaacgccgttttttaacagtatttcagttatgtaacggcgggcagttaacctaaccaatgatcctggattctgtaccagtacaaagatgttctccgcaagttactgtcaacttctccacattaaTAAGTGGTGAAGGACGAATTATTTTAGACAcaatacgcctcgcccagggctctctgcgctctccctactgagctaagcgggcgggcgggcTTTATTTTTATTCAGGTTGAAGAAATATTCTTACCCCTGCAATAAagatggcagccattttgttggTCTGCGGTGCCACAAGTTCCTTCAAACTTTTCACACGGTATGCAATATGAATCTGGCTGAGTCAAAACGAGTGGTGGAGATATACAAACAGTGTAACCTTTATTACATATATCCTGTCCACATGCAAATGTTTCAGCTTTAATGGGAGAAAGTCCATAGGGAAAGAACGCGAAAAACACGAGTGCTTTTGCAGTAAAATAATCGAAGCAGTGTATTAAATGCCTATCCATTTTGAGATCATTTGTTTGTGAATACgcgtctttattttttttccatgtaaATAACTACTGATATCAGCAGGTAACCATAACGCTTCAAATGTTAAGCCTATATATTACACGGTCGATTGCTTCTCCCTCTTGCTAATGGATTTTCCAACGTACTTCTGGGTGGATTTTCCAACCTAAGGATTTTCCAAGTGGATTTTCCACTACCTCATATACTACGTTTCAGATAGAGGTTGATAAAAGACGAGAAAAAGACAGTGTCATACGGCGATAACACGTTGTATGCAAGTTGCTAATCGGCGATCAAACTTGATCGAAG from Mercenaria mercenaria strain notata unplaced genomic scaffold, MADL_Memer_1 contig_1259, whole genome shotgun sequence includes:
- the LOC123541176 gene encoding uncharacterized protein LOC123541176, yielding MDRHLIHCFDYFTAKALVFFAFFPYGLSPIKAETFACGQDICNKGYTVCISPPLVLTQPDSYCIPCEKFEGTCGTADQQNGCHLYCRGLVMKEVRTENTKIQNLEQEKSVLEKVNKNLKVGLIVSVCFAVVLLIGTLVLIGLYVRRRAKCSQGNVSDEQQSLSSCDSAATVLLPPSSDPSTTSINTEKEKHGDSIEEKKDTNKDTENDSRKDVQNGCYGDDKLHNVNPVQPENNFEMAFN